The Crocosphaera subtropica ATCC 51142 genome includes a window with the following:
- a CDS encoding 2OG-Fe dioxygenase family protein, with amino-acid sequence MTLLNSINPSISYYHLRSNINISSLQTLFSNIPKDPYIQEGYRYKSLARCRVKENIIEKQPHRPLYQNKTINPINGGLVRVYPEIDNLDDAKEAILLFSNAFKIDYSYEILVQAQRTKCTDKAGGITTPEGFHRDDIAFLGILCINQYNILGSETQLKDNQGNIVFRKVLNPGEMLLINDSKLLHYTSPITLKNPESNQFGFRDVLIISSAKEFVNQDPNFAKN; translated from the coding sequence ATGACCCTACTCAATTCTATAAACCCTTCAATCTCTTATTATCACCTCAGATCAAACATAAATATTTCCTCGCTACAAACTTTATTCAGTAATATTCCCAAAGATCCCTATATTCAAGAAGGATATCGTTATAAATCTTTGGCTAGATGTCGGGTCAAAGAAAATATAATAGAAAAGCAACCTCACAGGCCTTTATACCAAAATAAAACTATCAATCCCATTAATGGTGGACTGGTTCGAGTTTATCCAGAAATCGATAATCTTGACGATGCGAAAGAGGCAATTCTCTTGTTTTCTAATGCTTTTAAAATTGACTATAGTTATGAAATTTTAGTGCAAGCACAACGAACGAAATGCACTGATAAAGCAGGTGGAATTACTACACCAGAGGGGTTTCACCGTGATGATATTGCTTTTTTAGGTATTCTTTGTATTAATCAATATAATATCTTAGGTTCAGAAACTCAGTTAAAAGATAATCAGGGTAATATCGTTTTTAGAAAAGTCCTAAATCCTGGAGAAATGTTGTTAATTAATGATTCAAAACTCTTACATTATACTTCTCCTATTACCTTGAAAAATCCTGAATCAAACCAGTTCGGTTTTCGTGACGTTTTAATTATTTCTAGTGCCAAAGAATTTGTTAATCAAGATCCTAATTTTGCCAAAAATTAG
- a CDS encoding carbon dioxide-concentrating mechanism protein CcmK, with protein MSIAVGMVETLGFPAVVEAADAMVKAARVTLVGYEKIGSGRVTVIVRGDVSEVQASVSAGIDNAGRVNGGQVLSTHIIARPHENLEYVLPIRYTEAVEQFRESVNPPLRRV; from the coding sequence ATGTCAATTGCTGTAGGAATGGTAGAAACCCTCGGTTTTCCCGCCGTAGTCGAAGCTGCTGATGCCATGGTAAAAGCAGCCCGTGTGACCTTAGTCGGTTACGAAAAAATCGGAAGTGGTCGTGTGACCGTTATTGTTCGGGGTGACGTTTCTGAAGTTCAAGCCTCTGTTTCTGCGGGCATCGACAACGCAGGCCGAGTCAACGGGGGACAAGTCTTATCTACCCACATCATTGCTAGACCCCATGAAAACCTCGAATATGTTTTACCCATTCGTTACACCGAAGCAGTAGAACAATTCCGTGAAAGTGTTAATCCTCCCTTACGACGCGTATAA
- a CDS encoding ribulose bisphosphate carboxylase small subunit, translating to MVVRKRAAPPTPWSQTLAEPKIDDSAFVHSFSNLIGDVQVEANVLIAPGTSIRADEGTPFYIGEGTNIQDGVVIHGLEKGRVVGDDGQEYSVWIGKEACITHMALIHGPAYIGDDCFIGFRSTIFNARVGEGCIVMMHALIQDVEVPPGKYVPSGAVITNQQQADRLPEVTESDRHFAHHVVEVNEALRVGYQCAENQACITPIRQQLGKSIKDINQSDYRNSVTSMSLSSNIVAQVRSLLSQGYSIGAEYANKRRFKTKSWLTGGTFEGRADQVLADLEAFLQEHQGEYVRLLGVDTGAKRRVLELIVQRPEDTPGEPSRITTTKSKVDTTSVKAASNGNGKVGDDVASQVRALLHQGLTISTEYATSRRFKTKSWLTGPSFDSQRESEVINQLNGLLAEHQGEYVRLIGVDPNAKRRVSQTIIQRPGEPGRIQSNSRVASPRAGKKGSASASGGALSADAIAQVRSLLSQGYKIGTEHASQRRFRTKSWQSCSPIDSTRESEVIAALEGCLAEHQGEYVRLIGIDSQARRRVAETIIQRPGDNPSNGRSTTATATATAPSKTRSYSTNSNGNGRVATSNLTTEAVAQVRSLLSQGYKIGTEHADKRRFRTKSWQSCSPIDSTRESEVIAALEGCLAEHQGEYVRLIGIDPQVKRRVLETIIQRP from the coding sequence ATGGTAGTCCGCAAAAGGGCGGCACCCCCGACACCTTGGTCGCAAACCCTCGCAGAACCCAAAATCGATGATAGTGCCTTTGTGCATTCCTTTTCTAATCTGATCGGCGATGTTCAAGTAGAGGCGAATGTTTTAATAGCCCCAGGAACATCCATCAGGGCCGATGAAGGAACTCCTTTTTATATTGGTGAGGGAACCAATATTCAAGATGGGGTGGTCATTCACGGACTAGAAAAAGGGCGGGTTGTGGGAGATGATGGCCAAGAATATTCTGTTTGGATCGGAAAAGAAGCCTGTATTACTCACATGGCTCTGATCCACGGACCGGCTTACATCGGGGATGACTGTTTTATTGGGTTTCGCTCAACCATATTCAACGCCAGAGTGGGTGAAGGCTGTATCGTCATGATGCACGCCCTAATTCAAGACGTAGAAGTTCCCCCAGGAAAATATGTCCCCTCTGGTGCTGTTATTACCAACCAACAACAGGCCGATCGCCTTCCTGAAGTGACAGAGAGCGATCGCCACTTCGCCCATCATGTGGTAGAAGTGAACGAAGCCTTACGAGTCGGGTATCAATGCGCTGAGAACCAGGCCTGTATTACCCCCATTCGTCAACAGTTAGGGAAGTCTATAAAAGACATTAATCAGAGTGATTATAGAAATTCGGTGACAAGTATGAGTTTAAGTTCAAACATTGTAGCTCAAGTACGCTCTTTGCTGTCCCAGGGGTATTCCATTGGGGCAGAATATGCAAATAAGCGTCGTTTTAAAACGAAATCTTGGTTAACCGGCGGAACCTTTGAAGGTCGTGCCGATCAAGTTTTAGCAGATTTAGAGGCTTTTCTACAAGAGCATCAAGGGGAATATGTGCGCCTGTTAGGGGTCGACACCGGTGCTAAACGTCGTGTCCTTGAACTGATTGTTCAACGGCCAGAAGATACCCCAGGAGAACCGAGTCGCATTACTACCACCAAAAGCAAGGTGGATACAACCTCCGTCAAAGCTGCCAGTAACGGCAACGGTAAAGTAGGAGACGATGTGGCCTCCCAAGTCCGTGCTTTACTCCATCAGGGCTTGACAATCAGCACAGAGTATGCAACATCTCGTCGCTTCAAGACAAAATCCTGGTTAACTGGTCCGTCTTTTGATAGTCAGCGAGAATCCGAGGTGATCAACCAATTAAACGGACTCTTAGCCGAACACCAAGGGGAGTACGTCCGCTTGATCGGAGTTGATCCCAACGCTAAGCGGAGAGTCTCTCAAACCATTATTCAACGGCCAGGAGAACCCGGTAGAATTCAGAGCAACAGTAGGGTTGCATCCCCCAGAGCCGGTAAAAAAGGCTCAGCTTCGGCTAGTGGTGGTGCTTTAAGTGCTGATGCGATCGCCCAAGTGCGTTCCTTACTTTCCCAAGGATACAAAATTGGCACAGAACACGCTAGTCAACGTCGTTTTCGTACCAAATCTTGGCAAAGTTGCTCCCCCATCGATAGCACCCGTGAAAGTGAAGTGATTGCAGCGTTAGAAGGCTGTTTAGCCGAGCATCAAGGGGAATATGTTCGCTTGATCGGTATCGATAGCCAAGCCAGAAGACGGGTTGCAGAAACCATTATTCAACGACCAGGAGATAACCCCAGTAACGGAAGAAGCACAACAGCAACCGCTACAGCTACAGCACCGTCTAAAACTCGTAGTTATTCAACCAATAGCAATGGTAATGGTCGAGTAGCCACCAGTAATTTAACCACCGAGGCCGTTGCTCAAGTACGGTCTTTACTGTCCCAAGGCTATAAAATTGGCACAGAACACGCCGATAAACGTCGTTTCCGTACCAAATCTTGGCAAAGTTGCTCCCCCATCGATAGCACCCGTGAAAGCGAAGTGATTGCAGCGTTAGAAGGCTGTTTAGCTGAGCATCAAGGGGAATATGTTCGCTTGATTGGGATTGATCCTCAAGTCAAACGGCGCGTCTTAGAAACCATTATCCAACGTCCTTAG
- a CDS encoding carbon dioxide-concentrating mechanism protein CcmK, protein MPIAVGMIETKGFPAVVEAADAMVKAARVTLVGYEKIGSGRVTVIVRGDVSEVQASVSAGIDAANRVNGGEVLSTHIIARPHENLEYVLPIRYTEEVEQFRAY, encoded by the coding sequence ATGCCAATTGCCGTTGGAATGATCGAAACAAAGGGCTTTCCTGCTGTCGTAGAAGCAGCGGATGCTATGGTAAAAGCAGCCCGTGTGACCTTAGTGGGCTACGAAAAAATTGGAAGCGGTCGTGTTACGGTTATTGTGCGGGGCGATGTTTCAGAAGTGCAAGCATCTGTCTCTGCGGGGATCGATGCCGCTAACCGAGTCAATGGGGGAGAGGTTCTATCGACCCATATCATTGCCCGTCCCCACGAAAACCTCGAATACGTTCTACCCATTCGCTACACCGAGGAAGTAGAACAATTTAGAGCTTACTAG
- a CDS encoding two-component system response regulator, with protein sequence MIPNPKNADLLLKCAAEQRSLRVKDILIVDDTIENLRVLSSILIEQGYSVRKATGGKMALKVVKTLPPDLIMLDIMMGDMSGYEVCQKLKENPDTADIPVIFLSALDDVFDKVKAFEMGGVDYISKPFQMEEVLVRVKNQLALRTAQKEVYQLNAQLERRVTERTQQLQEANNRLQEMALYDSLTGLANRNLLIEQLKQSLTLTKLDKNYQFAVLFLDCDRFKIINDSLGHLVGNLLLGKISQALQTILEKNDILARVGGDEFAILLSDISGCTQGTELAKSILNLLKQPFYCNGQEIFVNVSIGIVFSHPDYEDPENIVRDADMAMYKAKSLGRGQYQIFTPEMYEIAKKLLILQTDLHRAVQQEEFAVYYQPIIDLKQNKIAGFEALIRWIHPQKGMISPGEFLPLAEETGLICEIGSWVMKEACRQLSQWHQQGFTDLKIYINLAAQQLNQSNLVAEIDGILMETKLHTDSVKLEITESSMMQDLQTTKVLLGELWKRGIKLSIDDFGTGYSSLSQLQNFPINTLKIDRSFLKNVDKNSENLGLVPVILSIAEVMTMDVVAEGIETTEQLEQLRKLGCHFGQGFLFAKPLDAETATELIHDNPTW encoded by the coding sequence ATGATCCCTAACCCTAAAAACGCAGACCTTCTCCTCAAATGTGCAGCAGAACAAAGATCCTTAAGGGTCAAAGATATTTTAATCGTTGATGATACCATCGAAAACTTAAGGGTACTCTCTAGTATTTTAATAGAACAAGGCTATAGCGTCCGTAAAGCAACAGGGGGCAAAATGGCTTTAAAAGTAGTAAAAACCCTGCCACCGGATCTCATTATGCTTGATATTATGATGGGGGATATGAGTGGTTATGAGGTCTGTCAAAAGCTCAAAGAAAATCCTGATACTGCAGATATTCCTGTAATTTTCTTGAGTGCTTTGGATGATGTTTTTGATAAAGTGAAAGCGTTTGAAATGGGAGGGGTAGATTATATTAGTAAACCGTTTCAGATGGAAGAAGTCTTAGTTAGGGTCAAAAACCAATTAGCTTTGAGAACAGCACAAAAAGAAGTTTATCAATTAAATGCCCAACTTGAACGACGAGTTACAGAAAGAACCCAACAGTTACAAGAAGCTAATAACCGACTGCAAGAAATGGCACTGTATGACTCTTTAACTGGGTTAGCCAATCGCAATTTATTGATTGAACAATTAAAACAGTCTCTAACTCTCACGAAACTGGACAAAAACTATCAATTTGCTGTTTTATTTTTAGACTGCGATCGTTTTAAAATTATCAACGATTCGCTCGGTCATTTAGTCGGAAATCTTCTGCTAGGAAAAATTAGTCAAGCATTACAAACTATCCTTGAAAAAAATGATATTCTTGCCCGTGTTGGCGGAGATGAATTTGCCATTTTATTATCTGATATTTCTGGATGTACTCAAGGGACAGAACTAGCAAAAAGTATTCTCAATTTATTGAAACAACCCTTTTATTGTAATGGTCAGGAAATTTTTGTTAATGTTAGTATTGGCATTGTTTTTAGTCATCCCGATTACGAAGATCCTGAAAATATTGTCAGAGATGCAGATATGGCTATGTATAAAGCCAAATCTTTAGGAAGAGGTCAATATCAAATTTTTACCCCCGAAATGTATGAAATAGCTAAAAAATTATTAATTTTACAAACAGATTTACATCGGGCGGTACAACAGGAAGAATTTGCTGTTTACTATCAACCTATTATTGATTTAAAACAGAATAAAATTGCAGGGTTTGAAGCCTTAATTCGTTGGATACATCCCCAAAAAGGCATGATTTCTCCTGGTGAATTTCTACCCTTAGCAGAAGAAACAGGCTTAATTTGTGAAATTGGTAGTTGGGTAATGAAAGAAGCCTGTCGTCAGCTGTCCCAATGGCATCAGCAAGGATTTACGGATTTAAAAATTTATATCAATTTGGCAGCACAACAATTAAATCAAAGTAATTTAGTGGCAGAAATCGATGGAATTTTAATGGAAACGAAACTACATACGGATTCCGTGAAATTAGAAATTACTGAAAGTTCTATGATGCAAGATTTACAAACCACTAAAGTATTATTAGGGGAATTGTGGAAACGAGGGATTAAACTGAGTATTGATGATTTTGGGACGGGTTATTCATCTTTAAGTCAATTGCAAAATTTTCCGATTAATACCTTAAAAATTGATCGTTCTTTTTTAAAAAATGTTGATAAAAATAGTGAAAATTTAGGGTTAGTTCCTGTTATTTTAAGTATTGCTGAAGTTATGACGATGGATGTGGTAGCAGAAGGGATTGAAACCACCGAACAATTAGAACAACTTCGCAAGTTAGGGTGTCATTTTGGCCAAGGGTTTCTCTTTGCTAAACCCTTGGATGCTGAAACGGCAACTGAACTGATTCATGATAATCCTACCTGGTAA
- a CDS encoding EutN/CcmL family microcompartment protein: MQIAKVRGTVVSTHKTRSLTGTKLLLLQFMDAQGQPLPKYEVAGDLVGAGVNEWVLVSRGSAARIDDGMEHRPLDALVVGIIDTVTVENNRLYSKKDAERG; the protein is encoded by the coding sequence ATGCAAATTGCCAAAGTTCGAGGTACCGTTGTCAGTACCCACAAGACCCGCAGTTTAACAGGGACAAAGCTCTTGTTGCTTCAGTTTATGGATGCTCAAGGGCAACCACTTCCTAAATATGAAGTGGCCGGTGATCTCGTTGGTGCAGGGGTCAATGAGTGGGTATTGGTATCAAGAGGCAGTGCTGCTCGTATCGACGACGGTATGGAACACCGTCCCTTAGATGCGCTGGTAGTGGGAATTATTGATACGGTTACGGTGGAAAATAATCGATTGTATAGCAAAAAAGACGCAGAACGAGGTTAA
- a CDS encoding transferase, with amino-acid sequence MPLPLIQPPSRSEVSIIGEVIIHEGAVVAPGTILQAAPDCRIVIHQGACIGMGTLINAYQGDIEIKSGAMLGAGVLIVGQGTIGQNVCLGSCTTVINTSIKSGTTIEAGSLVGDTSRQFPEKESASSQGIKEDNNGFSDDRHLTANTQNKESQTNKNSSNKPEFVQEMEDLWADPEPEIEEVTEIPEIPTKPNAPADNNNAPVVGQVYINQLLCTLFPDRQAFNQSQNHSASDNSANNNK; translated from the coding sequence ATGCCTTTACCCCTTATTCAGCCACCCAGTCGCTCAGAAGTTTCGATTATTGGTGAGGTTATTATCCATGAGGGTGCGGTGGTCGCACCTGGAACGATTTTACAAGCTGCGCCGGATTGTCGTATCGTCATACACCAAGGGGCCTGTATTGGAATGGGAACCCTTATTAATGCCTATCAAGGAGATATAGAAATAAAATCCGGTGCCATGTTGGGAGCGGGGGTTTTGATTGTGGGTCAAGGGACAATTGGTCAAAATGTTTGTCTGGGTTCTTGTACAACGGTTATTAATACTTCTATTAAGTCGGGAACCACCATCGAAGCTGGCTCATTAGTCGGTGATACCTCTCGTCAATTCCCAGAAAAAGAAAGTGCGTCTTCACAAGGCATAAAAGAAGATAATAATGGTTTTTCGGATGATCGTCATTTAACTGCCAATACTCAGAATAAAGAGTCTCAAACTAATAAAAATAGCTCGAATAAACCTGAATTTGTCCAAGAAATGGAAGATTTATGGGCAGACCCAGAACCCGAAATAGAAGAAGTGACGGAAATTCCTGAAATTCCCACAAAACCCAATGCCCCTGCTGATAATAACAATGCCCCTGTGGTGGGTCAAGTTTATATTAATCAACTATTATGTACGTTGTTTCCCGATCGCCAGGCCTTTAATCAGTCTCAAAATCATTCTGCTTCAGACAATTCTGCTAACAACAATAAGTAA
- a CDS encoding GAF domain-containing hybrid sensor histidine kinase/response regulator has product MLFIPNSQLLANLINHYLAYIPHGHCYLWQTPLVSLHVISDGLIAIAYFSIPILLLYFVFKRSDVPFQNVFILFGAFIILCGMGHLIDIVTLWYPLYWLSGIEKAITALVSCYTAMEMVFLIPTFLSLKTPEQLETINQELQKEVDERQKIEDKLRNLNTQLETQVKERTKKLQETLGREKAITRVIQRMRQTLNLEKIFAATTEELRQAISCERVIVYQFNPDWSGQVVAESVSEGWPTLNLITTPEELLTTTEEEKCTINTIEDTHLQESQGEPFTKKNTYRVVSNIYEAGFTPCYINLLEQLQAKAYIVVPIFCSNQLWGLILTYQLSTPRDWDDAAVQIVLQVGQQLGVAVQQGELFKQTQNQAEELELAKIAAEKANHAKSEFLASMSHELRTPLNAILGYVQLMLRSTSLSSDHRNNLQTINDSGEHLLGLINDVLEMSKIEAGQIVLKETDFDLYHLLDELETLLQLKATIKQLSLSFIRDCTVPQYIRTDEKKLRQVLINIIGNAIKFTEKGRVTVKVWCEGHRLFFAVEDTGQGIEKEELEQLFSPFVQAKAGVNSGEGTGLGLPISSKFINLMGGKIMVNSVVTEGTTFTFNIHFCPAISASKDTTPTLFRYPVALAPDQPHFRILVVEDKQTNRDLLVKLLTLVGFDVKEATNGREAIALWDAWEPHLIWMDMQMPIMNGYEATKRIKASLKGQATVIIALTASVFEEQRQEVLDCGCDDFAAKPFRSQEIFDKMAQYLGVQYIYEEEIPSTLDDYQTHGLFSLTDEHLNVMPSQWIAQIYQRACEGNDLSLLKLLEEIPPEQTAFKNALQELIDNFQFDEIIELSKNHVV; this is encoded by the coding sequence ATGCTGTTTATTCCTAATTCCCAACTCTTGGCAAACCTTATTAACCACTATTTAGCTTATATCCCCCACGGCCATTGTTATTTATGGCAAACTCCTTTAGTTTCCCTTCATGTGATCAGTGATGGTTTAATTGCGATCGCCTATTTTTCCATTCCCATTCTTCTCCTTTATTTTGTTTTCAAACGCAGTGATGTACCCTTTCAAAATGTTTTTATTCTCTTTGGGGCTTTTATTATTCTTTGTGGAATGGGTCATCTGATAGACATCGTGACCCTTTGGTATCCCCTCTATTGGTTATCGGGCATAGAAAAAGCCATCACTGCTTTGGTGTCTTGCTATACGGCGATGGAAATGGTGTTCCTTATTCCTACCTTTTTATCTCTGAAAACCCCAGAACAACTAGAAACCATCAACCAAGAACTACAAAAAGAAGTTGATGAACGACAAAAAATAGAAGATAAACTGCGGAACCTCAATACGCAACTCGAAACACAAGTCAAAGAAAGAACCAAGAAATTACAAGAAACTTTAGGACGGGAAAAAGCCATTACTAGGGTGATTCAACGGATGCGACAAACCCTAAATTTAGAGAAGATTTTTGCAGCCACCACAGAAGAACTGAGACAAGCCATTAGCTGTGAACGGGTTATCGTTTATCAGTTTAATCCTGACTGGAGTGGTCAAGTCGTGGCTGAGTCTGTCTCTGAGGGATGGCCAACATTAAATCTGATCACCACTCCAGAAGAATTATTAACCACCACCGAAGAAGAAAAATGCACCATTAACACTATTGAAGATACCCATTTACAAGAGTCTCAAGGGGAACCTTTTACGAAGAAAAATACTTATCGGGTGGTGTCAAATATTTACGAGGCCGGGTTTACCCCCTGTTATATCAATCTCCTCGAACAACTACAAGCTAAAGCCTATATTGTTGTGCCTATTTTTTGCAGTAATCAACTCTGGGGATTAATCTTAACCTATCAACTCTCCACTCCCCGTGACTGGGACGATGCTGCGGTTCAAATTGTACTACAGGTGGGACAACAGTTAGGGGTGGCAGTCCAACAGGGAGAATTATTTAAACAAACTCAAAACCAAGCAGAAGAGTTAGAATTGGCGAAAATTGCGGCCGAAAAAGCCAACCATGCCAAAAGTGAATTTTTGGCCAGTATGAGTCATGAATTAAGAACCCCCCTCAACGCCATTTTGGGTTATGTGCAGTTAATGTTACGTTCAACTTCTTTGTCCTCAGATCATCGCAATAACCTACAAACCATTAATGATAGTGGCGAACATCTTTTAGGCTTAATTAATGATGTTCTAGAAATGTCCAAAATCGAAGCAGGTCAAATTGTTCTTAAAGAAACGGATTTTGATTTATACCATCTCTTAGATGAACTAGAAACTTTATTACAACTAAAAGCCACCATCAAACAACTTAGCTTATCTTTTATTCGTGATTGTACGGTTCCTCAATATATTAGAACGGATGAAAAAAAATTACGTCAGGTTTTAATTAATATTATCGGTAATGCCATCAAATTTACAGAAAAAGGAAGGGTAACTGTTAAAGTTTGGTGCGAAGGTCATCGATTATTCTTTGCCGTCGAAGATACAGGACAAGGTATCGAAAAGGAAGAATTAGAGCAATTATTTTCCCCCTTTGTTCAAGCTAAAGCAGGGGTTAATTCAGGAGAAGGAACCGGGTTAGGACTTCCCATTAGTAGTAAATTTATCAACTTAATGGGAGGAAAAATTATGGTCAACAGCGTGGTAACAGAAGGCACAACTTTCACCTTTAATATTCATTTTTGTCCAGCGATTTCTGCCAGTAAGGACACAACCCCTACTCTCTTCCGTTATCCTGTGGCTTTAGCCCCTGATCAACCTCATTTCCGTATTTTAGTGGTAGAGGATAAACAAACAAATCGAGATTTATTGGTAAAATTACTGACGTTAGTGGGGTTTGATGTCAAAGAAGCAACCAATGGACGTGAAGCGATCGCCCTTTGGGACGCTTGGGAACCTCACTTGATCTGGATGGATATGCAAATGCCTATTATGAATGGTTACGAAGCCACAAAACGCATTAAAGCCTCTCTCAAAGGACAAGCAACGGTGATTATTGCTTTAACCGCTAGTGTCTTTGAAGAACAACGACAAGAGGTTTTAGACTGTGGATGCGATGATTTTGCTGCTAAACCCTTCCGATCTCAAGAGATTTTTGACAAAATGGCTCAATATTTAGGGGTTCAATATATTTATGAGGAGGAAATCCCTAGCACCCTAGACGATTATCAGACTCATGGTCTATTTAGTTTAACCGATGAACATCTTAATGTAATGCCTAGTCAATGGATAGCACAAATTTATCAACGAGCTTGTGAAGGCAATGATCTATCATTATTAAAATTACTAGAAGAAATCCCCCCAGAACAAACCGCTTTTAAAAATGCGTTACAGGAGTTAATAGATAATTTTCAATTTGACGAAATTATCGAATTAAGTAAAAACCACGTTGTTTAA
- a CDS encoding translation initiation factor has translation MSSKRNQSKSIAYQEFGDRSNPEALERSVPDLPPQQQNIRIQATRSGRKGKTVTVMTGFQHSPETLNKLLKQLKSQCGSGGTVKEDTLEIQGDHRQKLLTVLGDLGYKVKISGG, from the coding sequence ATGTCTTCTAAGCGTAATCAATCAAAATCTATAGCCTATCAAGAGTTTGGTGATAGATCTAACCCAGAAGCTTTAGAAAGAAGTGTACCTGATCTTCCACCACAGCAACAAAATATTAGGATACAGGCCACTCGTTCAGGACGCAAAGGGAAAACGGTGACGGTAATGACTGGTTTTCAACATTCTCCAGAGACTTTAAATAAGTTATTAAAACAGTTAAAAAGTCAGTGTGGAAGCGGCGGAACGGTTAAAGAAGATACTCTAGAAATTCAAGGAGATCATCGTCAAAAGTTACTAACCGTTTTAGGAGATTTAGGTTATAAAGTTAAGATTAGTGGAGGTTAA